Proteins encoded together in one Mus pahari chromosome 9, PAHARI_EIJ_v1.1, whole genome shotgun sequence window:
- the Cirbp gene encoding cold-inducible RNA-binding protein: MASDEGKLFVGGLSFDTNEQALEQVFSKYGQISEVVVVKDRETQRSRGFGFVTFENIDDAKDAMMAMNGKSVDGRQIRVDQAGKASDNRSRGYRGGSAGGRGFFRGGRSRGRGFSRGGGDRGYGGGRFESRSGGYGGSRDYYASRSQGGSYGYRSSGGSYRDSYDSYATHNE, encoded by the exons ATGGCATCAGATGAAGGCAAGCTTTTCGTGGGAGGACTCAGCTTCGACACCAACGAGCAGGCGCTGGAGCAGGTCTTCTCCAAGTATGGGCAGATCTCTGAAG TGGTGGTGGTAAAGGACAGGGAGACCCAGCGATCCCGAGGCTTCGGGTTTGTCACCTTTGAAAATATCGATGACGCTAAGGACGCCATGATGGCTATGAATGGGAAG TCTGTGGACGGGCGGCAGATCAGAGTCGACCAGGCTGGCAAGGCTTCTGATAACCGGTCCCGAGGATACCGGGGTGGCTCTGCTGGAGGCCGGGGCTTTTTCCGTGGGGGACGCAGCCGGGGCCGAGGGTTCTCCAGAG GAGGAGGAGACCGGGGCTATGGAGGTGGCCGCTTTGAGTCCCGGAGTGGGGGCTATGGAGGCTCCAGAGACTACTATGCCAG CCGGAGTCAGGGTGGCAGCTATGGTTACCGGAGCTCAGGCGGGTCCTACAGAGACAGCTATGACAGTTATG CTACACACAACGAGTAA
- the C9H19orf24 gene encoding uncharacterized membrane protein C19orf24 homolog has product MARRMLLLLLLLLLWCSNSGSAENSSLPAPPHNHTSGGLPDRDTGSALLRLFYVITGLCGLISLYFLIRAFRLKKSQRRRYGLLTNTEEHEEMASQDSEGETVFETRNLR; this is encoded by the exons ATGGCACGGcgcatgctgctgctgctgctgctgctgctcctctggTGTAGCAACTCGGGTTCTGCTGAAAACTCCAGCTTGCCGGCCCCACCTCATAACCACACAAGCGGGGGGCTCCCGGACAGAGACACGGGCTCCGCGTTGCTCCGCTTGTTCTACGTAATCACTGGGCTCTGCGGCCTGATCTCGCTTTACTTCCTCATCCGGGCTTTTAG ACTCAAGAAGTCACAGCGAAGGAGGTATGGGCTCCTGACCAACACGGAGGAGCATGAAGAGATGGCCTCTCAGGACAGCGAGGGAGAGACTGTCTTTGAAACCAGGAATCTGAGATG A